A window of Eriocheir sinensis breed Jianghai 21 unplaced genomic scaffold, ASM2467909v1 Scaffold422, whole genome shotgun sequence contains these coding sequences:
- the LOC126992227 gene encoding uncharacterized protein LOC126992227 isoform X1 has translation MTITVRREVVMVMVVVVVTLSSLVTTSAQDYYEPELPQGPEVIRSSRGGSVEALARWFEQQEVPPEVKWKVDELVEDLRAGEVDEEYLEEVLSLLQDDQEEEEEEEEEDYEEEGESDSSGLLDEDNDDDDVNEAMVLNFLDDGQEEENVEQNVHDSSEEEEGVEYGSSEEDREEGGEDEDWGEDAGSEEEEEEDEELMRRLLDGFSFTARRVAGPERAEGPEGAAAGPRGLRRPKRSPDPSRRSTSRSRSRSSSGSSSSSSRSGGGWGWGSRSSPSSSSSRPSSSSSSSSSSSSSSSSSRPSYPAPSYPGSTNPVSGYPGGVRPVPGYPGSTNPVSGYPGGVRPAPGYPSSTNPVSGYPGSTNPVSGYPSSTNPVSGYPGGVRPAPGYPGSTNPVGGYPGSTNPVGGYPGSTNPVGGYPGSTNPVGGYPGGVRPAPGYPSSTNPVGGYPGGVRPAPGYPGSTNPVGGYPGGVRPAPGYPGSTNPVSGYPGSTNPVGGYPGGVRPAPGYPGSTNPVSGYPGSTNPVGGYPGGVRPFGSYPSGNQPFGGGGAPVGWNTPRAGYGYPSSYQSYGGFASASRPTYGAGLGAAAMAGRGFGGYPVGGFPMPVKKKKSKKQKVTALVAAAGTAYVLHKAHKKAKFLSPMGFGGYGGYGGFGGHRGYGGLGGYGGYGRGLGSGLGSKALMGGLAGMGAAKLGKKLLGAYIKLKIAKYALKFGAEAAKAYFYYKMGLELDEYMVGKFVHRYHQNRVRGDMRWRYYHHHARHGKKNGNDTQDDITLGEFCKRPCAQNDTRICQFSFDVHLYQTMSRACYDCPRNKTDCERPECVAADGVRRMIFSVNKQLPGPPIEVCVGDKILVDVMNNLPSTAITLHWHGVTLGPSAALPDARHTPFMDGAAGVTQCPIPPGSGFRYAFFATDPGTHFWHAGLERGDGLFGSLIINQPPESDPNVHMEEHILMVSDWHQKSAVALMADRNSAGLAPRPSALLINGRGAKHTSPSVPPPRLIVEQNKRYRLRVVSAAASSCPFTVTLDDHDLIILALDGAPVSFVNATTILLNPGERYDVMFRAEQEASARPNGTFWVKVVGGGACQGLSQHAALQYLPANFTFNDTLPDLPPVPAPATEEEPMDSFSGLCGTPGQRCLSHLSSLSPVPTRITSTKADHTFYLAFSHRYSHNQNYYSLFYYDIFSDPEDKMYRTPQINNLSFRPPPKPLMTNLKALKSENCSAETGVRANQCVMDYCECIHAIPVPKGSLVDLVMVGEGPANETAEPVHLHGYKFWVMSQVNAAALPAIPPPPPPPPPANDTTPPPPPPPPANDTTPPPANGTTPPPPPPPPANGTTPPPPPPPPFLYRYGAEELDKGGQLVRDLKSPIQKDTVAIPPGGYTIVRFIADNPGVWVLESQVSLNGLSGMALVLHVGNSKDVPPRPPPDFPTC, from the exons ATGACGATAACGGTGAGaagagaggtggtgatggtgatggtggtggtggtggtgacactcTCGTCCCTCGTCACCACGTCCGCTCAAGACTATTATG AGCCGGAGCTGCCGCAAGGTCCCGAAGTCATCAGATCTTCGCGAGGCGGCTCGGTGGAGGCGCTGGCCAGGTGGTTTGAGCAACAAGAGGTGCCGCCGGAGGTGAAGTGGAAGGTGGATGAGCTAGTGGAGGACCTGCGAGCGGGGGAGGTGGATGAAGAGTATTTGGAAGAAGTGTTGAGCCTCCTACAAgatgaccaagaggaggaggaggaggaggaggaggaagactatgaggaggagggagaatcagACTCCTCAGGACTCcttgatgaagataatgatgatgatgacgtgaaTGAAGCAATGGTGTTAAATTTCCTGGATGACggtcaagaggaggagaatgtggagcaAAACGTTCATGACAGcagcgaggaagaagagggggtggaATATGGAAGCagtgaagaagatagagaagagggaggagaagatgaagattgGGGAGAAGATGCTggtagtgaagaagaggaagaagaagacgaggagttGATGCGTCGCCTCCTGGATGGGTTCAGTTTCACGGCGCGGCGCGTGGCGGGGCCTGAGAGGGCTGAGGGGCCTGAGGGGGCAGCGGCAGGTCCCCGGGGGCTGCGGCGGCCCAAGCGTTCCCCAGATCCCAGCCGGCGCTCCACCTCCCGCAGCAGGAGCagaagcagcagcggcagcagcagcagcagcagccgtagcggtggtggttggggctgggGGAGCCGCTCAAGCcctagctcttcctcctccagacccagctcttcctcctcctcctcctcctcctcctcctcctcctcctcctcgtctaggCCCAGCTACCCAGCCCCAAGCTATCCCGGCAGTACAAACCCCGTGAGCGGCTACCCTGGGGGTGTCAGACCAGTCCCAGGCTACCCGGGCAGTACAAACCCCGTGAGCGGCTACCCCGGGGGTGTCAGACCAGCCCCAGGCTACCCCAGTAGTACAAACCCCGTGAGCGGCTACCCCGGCAGTACAAACCCCGTGAGCGGCTACCCCAGTAGTACAAACCCCGTGAGCGGCTACCCCGGGGGTGTCAGACCAGCCCCAGGCTACCCCGGTAGTACAAACCCCGTCGGCGGCTACCCCGGTAGTACAAACCCCGTCGGCGGCTACCCCGGTAGTACAAACCCCGTCGGCGGCTACCCCGGGAGTACAAACCCCGTCGGCGGCTACCCCGGGGGTGTCAGACCAGCCCCAGGCTACCCCAGTAGTACAAACCCCGTCGGCGGCTACCCCGGGGGTGTCAGACCAGCCCCAGGCTACCCCGGTAGTACAAACCCCGTCGGCGGCTACCCCGGGGGTGTCAGACCAGCCCCAG GCTACCCCGGTAGTACAAACCCCGTGAGCGGCTACCCCGGCAGTACAAACCCCGTCGGCGGCTACCCCGGGGGTGTCAGACCAGCCCCAGGCTACCCCGGTAGTACAAACCCCGTGAGCGGCTACCCCGGCAGTACAAACCCCGTCGGCGGCTACCCCGGGGGAGTGCGTCCATTTGGCAGCTACCCCAGCGGCAACCAGCCGTTCGGGGGCGGCGGGGCCCCGGTGGGGTGGAACACGCCCCGCGCCGGCTACGGTTACCCCTCCTCCTACCAGTCCTACGGCGGCTTCGCGTCAGCCAGTCGGCCCACGTACGGGGCAGGGCTGGGTGCGGCGGCAATGGCCGGCAGGGGATTCGGGGGCTACCCGGTGGGCGGCTTCCCCATGccggtgaagaagaagaagagcaagaagcaGAAGGTGACGgcgctggtggcggcggcgggcacgGCCTACGTCCTGCACAAGGCGCATAAGAAGGCCAAGTTCCTCTCGCCCATGGGCTTcggcggctacggcggctacGGCGGCTTTGGCGGCCATCGTGGCTACGGCGGCCTTGGCGGCTACGGGGGCTATGGGCGCGGCCTTGGCAGCGGGCTGGGCAGCAAGGCGCTAATGGGAGGCCTGGCGGGGATGGGCGCCGCCAAGTTGGGCAAGAAGCTGCTGGGCGCCTACATCAAACTGAAGATTGCCAAGTACGCCCTCAAGTTCGGGGCCGAGGCGGCCAAGGCGTACTTCTACTACAAGATGGGCCTCGAGCTGGACGAGTACATGGTCGGCAAGTTTGTGCACCGCTACCACCAGAACCGCGTGAGGGGCGACATGCGCTggcgctactaccaccaccacgcgcGGCACGGCAAGAAGAACGGCAACGACACCCAGGACGACATCACGCTGG GTGAGTTCTGCAAGCGCCCCTGTGCCCAGAACGACACGAGAATCTGCCAGTTCAGCTTCGACGTGCACCTCTACCAAACGATGTCCAG ggcctgCTATGACTGTCCACGCAACAAGACTGACTGCGAGAGGCCGGAGTGCGTGGCGGCGGACGGCGTGCGGCGAATGATCTTCTCCGTCAACAAGCAGCTGCCGGGACCGCCCATCGAG GTCTGTGTAGGCGACAAGATCCTGGTGGACGTGATGAACAACCTCCCGTCCACCGCCATCACGCTCCATTGGCACGGGGTCACGCTGGGGCCCTCCGCTGCGCTGCCCGACGCCCGCCATACCCCCTTCATGGACGGCGCGGCGGGGGTGACGCAGTGCCCCATCCCGCCCGGCTCAGGCTTCCGATACGCCTTCTTCGCCACCGACCCCGGCACCCACTTCTGGCACGCcg gccTGGAACGAGGGGACGGTCTCTTTGGGTCACTCATCATCAACCAGCCTCCGGAAAGTGACCCCAACGTGCACATGGAAGAACACATATTGATG GTGAGCGATTGGCACCAGAAATCCGCCGTGGCATTGATGGCGGACAGGAACAGTGCCGGCCTTGCCCCCCGCCCCTCCGCCCTCCTGATCAACGGCAGGGGCGCCAAACACACCTCACCTTCCGTGCCGCCCCCCAGGTTAATCGTGGAGCAAA ACAAGCGGTACCGTCTGCGTGTGGTgagcgccgccgcctcctcctgccccttcacggTCACGCTGGACGACCACGACCTCATCATCCTGGCCTTGGACGGGGCGCCGGTGTCCTTCGTCAACGCCACTACCATCCTGCTGAACCCGG GTGAGAGATATGACGTGATGTTCCGCGCCGAGCAGGAGGCCTCAGCAAGACCCAACGGCACTTTCTGGGTGAAGGTGGTGGGCGGCGGGGCGTGCCAGGGCCTGTCCCAGCACGCCGCCCTGCAGTACCTCCCCGCCAATTTCACCTTCAACGACACACTGCCGGACCTGCCCCCCGTGCCCGCCCCTGCCACCGAGGAGGAGCCGATG GATTCCTTCAGTGGGCTCTGCGGCACACCTGGGCAGCGCTGTCTGTCTCACCTGTCGAGCCTCTCACCTGTGCCCACCCGCATCACATCCACAAAGGCTGACCACACCTTCTACCTGGCCTTCTCGCACCGCTACAGCCACAACCAGAACTACTACTCGCTCTTCTACTACGATATTTTCAGTG aCCCTGAGGACAAGATGTATAGAACGCCTCAGATCAACAACCTCAGCTTCAGGCCGCCCCCGAAGCCGCTGATGACCAACTTGAAGGCCCTGAAGAGCGAGAACTGCAGCGCTGAGACGGGCGTGCGAGCCAACCAGTGCGTGATGGACTACTGCGAGTGTATCCACGCCATTCCCGTGCCCAAGGGCTCGCTGGTGGACCTGGTGATGGTGGGTGAAG gCCCAGCCAACGAGACCGCCGAGCCTGTGCACCTTCACGGGTACAAGTTCTGGGTGATGAGCCAAGTGAACGCCGCTGCCCTGCCcgccatcccccctccccccccgcccccgcccccagcGAACgacaccacccctccccccccgcccccgcccccagcGAACGACACCACCCCTCCCCCAGCGAACGgcaccacccctccccccccgcctccGCCCCCAGCGAACGGCAccacccctcccccgccgccccctCCCCCGTTCCTGTATCGCTACGGGGCGGAGGAGCTGGACAAGGGCGGGCAGCTGGTGAGGGACCTGAAGTCGCCTATCCAGAAGGACACAGTGGCCATTCCTCCTGGGGGATACACGATCGTCAGGTTCATAGCGGACAAcccag GTGTTTGGGTGCTGGAGAGCCAGGTGAGCTTGAACGGGCTGTCAGGTATGGCGTTGGTGCTGCACGTGGGCAATAGCAAGGACGTGCCCCCAAGACCCCCGCCTGACTTCCCTACCTGCTAA